Genomic DNA from Comamonas resistens:
CCCGGCGCGGCGCTGTGGACAGCAGCCGATAGGCTTCCTCGCTCATGGGCTTGGAGATGCCGCCGGTCTTGCTGTCAGGCCAGACGACGCGGCGCTTCTCCAGATCAATCCAATCCCACTCCAGCGGGCAGATTTCGGAGCGGCGGGCGGCGAACTCGAACTGCAGGCGGATCGCCAGCGGGATGACGTAGTTCTCCAGTCCCTCAGATTCCAGATACTTCAGGTGACGGAAGATCCGCACCAGCTCGTCATCCACGATGAGCCGAGTTTCCTTGCCGGGCGGGTACATCGGGACGTGACGGCACGGATTCGTGCCGTCAGGGCGCAGCCCCCACACTTCGGCCAGGTTGAACATCTTGCGCAGCACGCCGAAAGTGCGGTTCGCCTCGGCTTGCTTGTAGGCCAGCTTCTTCATCAGCGCCGCCACGTCCGGGCGCTTCACATCCTGCACCTTCATCCGGCCCATGATCGGAATGATGCAGCGGTCAATCACGCCCTGATAGCCGCGCTGCGTGCTGGGCTTGTTGCGCTGTTTGGAATAGTCCTCCATGAAGGTGTGGCAAAACTCCTTCATGGTCGGTGCCTTGCGGGCGGCGTTCTTGGCCGCGCCGGGGTCGCCCCCCCTGCGCACCTCGGCCAGCCACTCCTGCGCCATCGTGCGTGCCTGATCGACCGTCAGTTCCCCGTACTGGCCCAAGGCGGGCTTGCGTCGCTCGCCGGCATTCGTGCGGTACTGGAGCATGAACACCTTGCGGCCCGCCGGGGTGATCTTGCACAGAAAGCCAGGCACCACGGTATCCCGCAGTTCGATGGCCTTGTCTTGAGGTTGCGCCGCATCGACTGCGGACTTGGTGAGCTTGATCTTCGCCATGATGACTCCTCGGAAAGCCCGGTTTCCAAGAGCCGCATGGGAGCCACGCGAGGGGAAGCCGGGTCAAGTTTCGGAAAGCACCGGCATATGTTGAACTCGCCTAAGTGATTGATAAACCTGCTGTATCGAGCCTTGGCGTAGTCCAGCGAAATGCGGTGCTGGAGTCATCGTGAAACAAAAAAACGGCACCCGAAGGTGCCGTTTTCAATGTTGGAAAATCCAGGAATCAAGCGCCCAGCAGACGCGATCTGGCTTGTGCATATTCGCGCTTGAGTCGCGCCACCAACTCTGCCGCAGGCACGACTTTCTCGATGGCGCCAATGCCCTGACCACAGCCCCAGATATCCTTCCAGGCCTTCTGGGCACCACCGCCAAAGTTCATCTTGCTGGGGTCGGACTCGGGCAGATTGTCCGGGTCCAGACCTGCTGCACGAATCGAAGGCGCCAGATAGTTGCCGTGCACGCCTGTGAACAGATTGCTGTAGATCACATCGTCAGAGCTGCCATCGACAATCGCCTGTTTGTAGGCCTCCACGGCGCGCGCCTCCTCGGTGGCGATGAAGGCCGAGCCGATATAGGCAAAGTCCGCACCCATGGCCTGGGCAGCCAGTACGGCATCGCCCGTTGAAATCGCACCGGACAGCGCCACGGGTCCGTCAAACCACTGACGAATTTCCTGAATCAGCGCAAACGGGCTCTTCACCCCTGCGTGGCCACCCGCGCCGGCTGCCACGGCGATCAGGCCGTCGGCGCCCTTCTCGATGGCCTTGCGCGCGAACTTGTTGTTGATGATGTCGTGCAGCACCACGCCGCCCCAGCTGTGCACGGCCTGGTTCACGTCCTCGCGCGCGCCCAGGCTGGTGATGACGATGGGCACCTTGTACTTGGCGCAGACCTGCATATCGTGCTCCAGGCGGTCATTGCTCTTGTGCACGATCTGGTTGATGGCAAACGGCGCCGAGGGGCGATCCGGGTTGGCCTTGTCCCAGGCCGCCAGGGTTTCCGTAATTTCCGCCAGCCAGTCCTCCAGTTGCTCGG
This window encodes:
- a CDS encoding tyrosine-type recombinase/integrase, whose product is MAKIKLTKSAVDAAQPQDKAIELRDTVVPGFLCKITPAGRKVFMLQYRTNAGERRKPALGQYGELTVDQARTMAQEWLAEVRRGGDPGAAKNAARKAPTMKEFCHTFMEDYSKQRNKPSTQRGYQGVIDRCIIPIMGRMKVQDVKRPDVAALMKKLAYKQAEANRTFGVLRKMFNLAEVWGLRPDGTNPCRHVPMYPPGKETRLIVDDELVRIFRHLKYLESEGLENYVIPLAIRLQFEFAARRSEICPLEWDWIDLEKRRVVWPDSKTGGISKPMSEEAYRLLSTAPRREGCPYVLPSPNDPTRHMTHGEHYGGWTRVLKAAGVPHVGTHGIRHRATTDIANSGVPTKVGMKLTGHKTVAMFMHYVHTEDKPVRDAAELVASRRLAITGASCPAEATV
- a CDS encoding NAD(P)H-dependent flavin oxidoreductase, with the translated sequence MSNLPSVLQKLALPVIGSPLFIISNPKLVIEQCKAGVVGSMPALNARPAEQLEDWLAEITETLAAWDKANPDRPSAPFAINQIVHKSNDRLEHDMQVCAKYKVPIVITSLGAREDVNQAVHSWGGVVLHDIINNKFARKAIEKGADGLIAVAAGAGGHAGVKSPFALIQEIRQWFDGPVALSGAISTGDAVLAAQAMGADFAYIGSAFIATEEARAVEAYKQAIVDGSSDDVIYSNLFTGVHGNYLAPSIRAAGLDPDNLPESDPSKMNFGGGAQKAWKDIWGCGQGIGAIEKVVPAAELVARLKREYAQARSRLLGA